In the genome of Leptospira kanakyensis, one region contains:
- a CDS encoding AAA family ATPase, which yields MTNPPGKISESPTIPNKNKGSGKKFDIGSLLEEGPLPIAGETSHTSSLDEKLRKAYFWITNFAIINPFYDIEYNDSPPLKFTLGDSKSTVTLPTAQSYSSFVLLPLLTLIVRGKCLLVGGPGRGKTASAILMGVIAGYPIKEIKRAIQHGQPQMTITDLLGNPLPSDMMQAKSMDEIKIAWRKWLGMQIKIIDEYNRIPTRTQSALLTIMGDNYAEIYDQIYECPDAAWYLTANDDAGGGTYQVIEALRDRIDIVVKAPHFNTRFIKDLIQRVEEGYKPETLVPKEIVFSEAEIKTINAEIRNVIFPPKLRRRMEFFTSQFEFMEYAGEQLEYKTKDTAKLSTVDFSVLSSAETGKDKTKDLGSQTKNGLSVRAIFTCINYAKALAYFRGLNEVSLDDLSHVLPFVLHDKLVQNADSPFFEDAENKVYRSDRVSWIRKLFSLSLSEYDRLGLDKNDVISNLSERFEEGLEGLSAKDTKQRLVEIEKEIEVMAKQRKLYGHMFDDVLKLKYLHQRYTNYLKWVESNV from the coding sequence ATGACAAATCCTCCTGGCAAAATTTCCGAATCACCCACCATCCCAAATAAAAATAAAGGTAGTGGTAAAAAATTTGATATTGGTTCTTTATTAGAAGAAGGACCTCTTCCCATTGCTGGGGAAACAAGTCATACCTCTAGTTTAGATGAAAAACTACGGAAGGCTTATTTTTGGATTACTAACTTTGCCATCATCAATCCATTTTATGACATTGAATATAATGACAGTCCTCCCTTAAAGTTTACTTTAGGAGATTCTAAATCCACAGTCACCCTTCCCACTGCACAAAGTTATTCGAGTTTTGTTTTACTTCCCCTGCTTACCCTCATTGTAAGAGGTAAATGTTTGTTAGTTGGTGGGCCTGGACGTGGTAAAACCGCTTCCGCCATTCTTATGGGTGTGATTGCCGGTTATCCAATCAAAGAAATCAAACGAGCCATCCAACATGGACAACCCCAAATGACAATCACCGATTTACTTGGAAATCCCCTCCCGAGTGATATGATGCAAGCCAAGTCCATGGATGAAATCAAAATCGCTTGGAGGAAGTGGCTTGGAATGCAAATCAAAATCATTGATGAATACAATCGGATTCCCACAAGAACACAATCGGCCCTTCTCACCATTATGGGAGATAACTATGCTGAAATCTACGACCAAATTTACGAATGTCCAGATGCAGCCTGGTATTTAACAGCCAACGATGATGCAGGAGGTGGAACCTACCAAGTCATCGAAGCCCTTCGTGACCGGATCGACATTGTGGTGAAGGCTCCTCACTTTAACACACGTTTCATTAAGGATTTAATCCAAAGAGTGGAAGAAGGATACAAACCGGAAACACTTGTTCCTAAAGAAATTGTTTTTTCCGAAGCAGAAATTAAAACCATCAATGCTGAAATCAGAAATGTGATTTTTCCTCCAAAACTTCGTCGTCGGATGGAATTTTTCACCTCCCAATTTGAATTTATGGAATATGCGGGAGAACAATTAGAATATAAAACCAAAGATACCGCCAAACTGAGTACAGTTGATTTTTCTGTTCTCAGTTCTGCGGAAACCGGTAAAGACAAAACTAAGGATTTAGGTTCACAAACCAAAAATGGCCTGAGTGTTCGTGCTATTTTCACTTGTATCAATTATGCAAAAGCCCTCGCCTACTTTCGCGGCCTAAACGAAGTGAGTTTAGATGATCTCAGCCATGTTTTACCATTTGTCCTTCATGACAAATTGGTTCAAAACGCAGACTCACCTTTTTTTGAAGATGCTGAGAACAAAGTGTATCGCAGCGACCGAGTGAGTTGGATTCGAAAACTTTTTAGTTTGTCCTTAAGTGAATATGACAGACTTGGGCTGGATAAAAATGATGTGATCTCAAATCTATCGGAAAGGTTTGAAGAAGGTTTAGAAGGACTTTCCGCAAAAGACACCAAACAAAGATTAGTTGAAATTGAAAAAGAAATTGAGGTCATGGCCAAACAAAGAAAGTTGTATGGCCATATGTTTGATGATGTATTAAAACTAAAATATTTACACCAAAGGTATACCAATTACCTCAAATGGGTGGAATCAAATGTATGA
- a CDS encoding vWA domain-containing protein, translated as MDFVKKWEERWDEALKLWSDYVKLTPAKFLFSASEEKVEGLTGSFAAIRLLDHRVLLSVEQIQKYKLEDYPLEIMGHEIGHHVYCPGDLTDQAKLIYLAGLALPRLGHLTSTIVNVYEDLYINDHLKRYQHLRMEEVYQRIGKNKDRFWNFYMRTYELLWALPSETLTDGKVDDLIQSDASLVCRMIRNFPNDWQKGMFDFASICFPYFFDENGVGSSNIQNLSTILDTLDAGKGMTPPSGITDIEVESEIFSSEIGSLTKRELGPADFSSICKAMGIEADISDIVYRFYKDKALPHLVPFPELRTPGAKENILEGNELWDPGSPIEQINWIESTIRSPIVVPGYTTVEDLYGEVESMEVRTNPIDLDLFVDCSGSMPNPQTSLSYLTLAGAIISLSALRTGSSVRVTLWSGEKEYETTNGFIRNEKEILKVLTGYFGGGTCFPLDLLEEGYKEKPKRKRHILIISDDGIDTMFTQKFPRDPRSIAKNALEKAEGGGSMVLQLYNPKGNSIVNEMGKSGWEIYPISNWEDLIQFSKEFVQRNYVRNQILR; from the coding sequence ATGGATTTTGTTAAAAAATGGGAGGAACGTTGGGACGAGGCACTCAAACTTTGGAGTGACTACGTCAAATTAACACCTGCTAAATTTCTATTCTCTGCATCAGAAGAAAAAGTGGAGGGCCTCACAGGATCTTTTGCCGCCATTCGTTTGTTAGACCATAGAGTCCTTCTCTCCGTCGAACAAATCCAAAAATACAAATTGGAAGACTATCCTCTAGAAATCATGGGTCATGAAATTGGACATCACGTGTACTGTCCTGGGGACTTAACAGACCAAGCCAAACTCATATACTTAGCCGGACTTGCCCTTCCGAGACTTGGCCATCTAACATCTACTATAGTGAATGTTTATGAAGACCTATACATCAATGACCACTTAAAACGTTACCAACATTTGCGAATGGAGGAAGTTTACCAAAGGATTGGAAAAAACAAAGATCGGTTTTGGAATTTTTACATGCGAACCTATGAATTGTTATGGGCACTTCCCTCTGAAACATTAACCGATGGTAAGGTAGATGATTTGATCCAATCCGACGCAAGTCTTGTTTGCCGAATGATTCGAAACTTTCCCAATGATTGGCAAAAAGGAATGTTTGATTTTGCAAGTATCTGTTTTCCCTATTTTTTTGATGAAAATGGAGTCGGTAGTTCTAACATACAAAATCTTTCTACGATCTTAGATACTTTAGATGCGGGGAAAGGAATGACTCCACCTTCCGGAATCACAGACATCGAAGTAGAATCAGAAATTTTTTCATCGGAAATTGGCTCACTCACAAAAAGGGAATTAGGCCCTGCTGACTTTTCCTCCATCTGTAAAGCCATGGGGATTGAAGCAGATATTTCGGACATTGTGTACAGATTTTATAAAGACAAAGCTCTTCCACATCTTGTTCCTTTTCCTGAGTTACGAACCCCTGGAGCCAAAGAAAATATCTTAGAAGGAAATGAACTTTGGGATCCCGGTTCTCCTATCGAACAAATCAATTGGATTGAATCTACCATCCGAAGTCCCATCGTAGTTCCAGGTTATACCACCGTCGAAGATTTATATGGGGAAGTTGAATCCATGGAAGTGAGAACAAATCCAATCGACTTAGATCTGTTTGTTGATTGTTCTGGATCTATGCCGAACCCCCAAACAAGTTTGTCTTATCTAACACTTGCTGGCGCTATTATATCTTTGTCGGCATTAAGAACGGGAAGTTCGGTTCGTGTGACCTTATGGTCCGGGGAAAAAGAATATGAAACTACAAATGGATTCATTCGTAACGAAAAGGAAATTTTAAAAGTTCTCACGGGATATTTTGGTGGTGGAACTTGTTTTCCTTTAGATCTCTTAGAGGAAGGTTACAAAGAAAAACCAAAACGCAAAAGGCATATCCTCATCATTTCTGATGATGGAATTGATACTATGTTCACACAAAAATTTCCAAGAGACCCAAGGTCCATCGCAAAAAATGCCTTAGAAAAAGCAGAAGGCGGTGGTTCTATGGTTTTGCAACTCTACAATCCAAAAGGGAACTCAATCGTAAATGAAATGGGAAAATCCGGTTGGGAAATTTACCCCATATCCAATTGGGAAGATTTAATCCAGTTCAGTAAAGAATTTGTACAAAGAAATTATGTTAGAAATCAGATATTACGTTAA
- a CDS encoding phenylacetate--CoA ligase family protein: MNRFLESPHAPIWNANIGDRIQKDDFDFVEDFKKVFYDSKKNQTYLGREGAIEYVRKNLYLSTFFQDQLKGIEFAENFESIPFTTREDLQSKITEIIPIGMDLERMVINPTSGTTGKPILAPNHPKAIGCYVPLIEWTVEKYGVIPIHNPKSTFAIQLCYQENTIVYATTHSLAGGAKFAKINLHPHSWKNPNDIETFIKESSPQILTGDPYSLESAMKMSLNYKPEAIHSTALELTTSLREKLREHFHCPVINSYSLNESGPIAYACKTNPEWMHVLPHDIYIEIISSETGEVLPSGNIGEIVVTGGRNPFLPLLRYKTGDRGEFQYGRCSCGDFFPRLRLLSGRKPVYFFKLNGETVNPIDVARILRRNPHIYQFQMEQYTKENFICRVSASNEFLDLPVVSESTKPESNFVTPKNPLQIELKTELENLLGIGSHVKFDTNFPLDGRKQIAFINSYLDTLEKSK, encoded by the coding sequence TTGAATCGATTTTTAGAATCACCTCATGCCCCAATTTGGAATGCAAACATAGGTGACCGAATCCAAAAAGATGATTTTGATTTTGTAGAGGATTTTAAAAAAGTATTTTATGATTCCAAAAAAAATCAAACTTATCTAGGACGAGAAGGTGCTATAGAGTATGTTCGAAAGAATTTATATCTATCTACTTTTTTCCAAGACCAATTGAAAGGGATAGAATTTGCAGAGAATTTTGAATCCATTCCTTTCACCACAAGAGAAGACCTCCAATCCAAAATCACTGAAATCATTCCGATTGGGATGGACTTAGAACGAATGGTCATCAATCCTACATCGGGAACTACGGGAAAGCCAATCCTTGCGCCAAACCATCCGAAAGCTATTGGTTGTTATGTGCCTCTTATCGAATGGACAGTAGAAAAATATGGAGTGATTCCTATCCACAATCCAAAATCTACATTTGCCATCCAACTCTGTTACCAAGAGAATACAATTGTTTATGCAACAACTCATAGTTTGGCGGGTGGTGCCAAGTTTGCAAAAATCAATCTCCACCCCCATTCCTGGAAAAACCCAAACGATATAGAAACATTTATAAAAGAATCTTCTCCACAAATTCTAACAGGAGATCCTTATTCATTAGAATCTGCCATGAAGATGAGTTTAAACTACAAACCAGAGGCCATTCATTCCACAGCTTTAGAGTTAACAACAAGTTTACGAGAGAAACTAAGGGAACACTTTCACTGCCCTGTAATCAATTCCTATTCTTTAAATGAATCTGGCCCCATAGCTTATGCCTGTAAAACAAATCCTGAATGGATGCATGTCTTACCACATGATATTTATATAGAGATTATTTCTAGTGAAACGGGAGAAGTCCTTCCATCTGGAAATATAGGAGAAATTGTTGTGACTGGCGGAAGGAATCCTTTCCTTCCTTTACTCCGCTACAAAACAGGAGACAGAGGAGAGTTTCAATACGGCCGTTGCAGTTGTGGTGATTTTTTTCCTCGCCTGCGATTGTTATCTGGAAGAAAACCTGTGTATTTCTTTAAACTGAATGGAGAAACTGTAAACCCAATCGACGTGGCAAGAATTCTCCGCAGAAATCCACATATTTACCAATTCCAGATGGAACAATATACAAAAGAAAATTTTATTTGTCGTGTTTCCGCTTCGAATGAATTTTTAGATTTACCAGTGGTGAGTGAAAGTACAAAACCAGAATCAAACTTTGTGACTCCAAAGAACCCTTTGCAAATCGAACTAAAAACAGAATTGGAAAACCTTTTAGGAATTGGTTCTCATGTAAAGTTTGACACCAACTTTCCGTTAGATGGGAGAAAACAAATCGCCTTTATCAATTCTTATCTAGATACTCTGGAAAAATCAAAATGA
- a CDS encoding AAA family ATPase, with the protein MTHGLVLGKFYPPHKGHIHLITEAKKKCDELTVLICSLQREQIPGDLRFSWMVSLFPDPKIRIVWVQDENPQYPEEDPDFWNLWRNTIETHTKKKVDILFTSEEYGEPLSKVLGCNHTLIDLNRNQVPVSATKIREAPLSHWEWIPELIRPYFVKRIVLTGSESVGKTSLAKILAEEFQTNWIPEFAREYLESKVGPMDESDFLPIAKGHLFSEVEAAKTSNGILILDTDLLTTKVYLERYYESEIPWLTERALGLKYDASLFLDIDIPWIEDKLRDLGEERESMRTRFLQAMKDAQRSFHWIRGDYQTREKEAIKIINHLKSEPMNRESFTLEQRRLRNFE; encoded by the coding sequence ATGACCCATGGCTTAGTTCTTGGAAAATTTTATCCTCCTCACAAAGGACATATCCATCTCATTACAGAGGCAAAAAAAAAATGCGACGAACTCACAGTCCTGATTTGTTCCTTACAACGAGAACAAATTCCTGGAGATTTACGCTTCAGTTGGATGGTGTCTTTATTTCCCGATCCGAAAATTCGAATTGTTTGGGTTCAGGATGAAAATCCGCAATATCCAGAGGAAGATCCCGATTTTTGGAATCTCTGGCGAAATACGATTGAGACTCACACGAAAAAGAAAGTGGATATCCTTTTTACTTCAGAGGAATATGGTGAGCCACTTTCAAAAGTGCTTGGGTGTAATCATACACTGATTGACTTAAATCGAAACCAAGTACCCGTCTCTGCCACAAAAATCAGAGAGGCTCCTTTAAGTCATTGGGAATGGATTCCGGAACTCATCAGGCCCTACTTTGTAAAACGTATCGTTCTCACGGGAAGTGAATCCGTTGGGAAAACCAGTTTAGCCAAAATTCTTGCAGAAGAATTCCAAACCAATTGGATTCCTGAATTTGCTCGTGAATATTTGGAATCAAAAGTTGGCCCAATGGACGAATCCGATTTTTTGCCCATTGCCAAAGGCCATCTTTTCTCAGAAGTAGAAGCGGCAAAAACTTCCAATGGAATTTTAATTTTAGATACGGATCTACTCACAACCAAAGTATACTTAGAAAGATACTACGAGTCAGAAATCCCTTGGCTCACAGAACGTGCATTAGGTTTAAAATATGATGCCTCTTTATTTCTAGACATTGATATTCCATGGATAGAGGACAAATTACGAGATTTAGGGGAAGAACGAGAATCCATGCGAACTCGTTTTTTACAAGCAATGAAAGATGCACAAAGGAGTTTTCATTGGATTCGAGGGGATTACCAGACAAGAGAAAAAGAGGCAATTAAAATCATAAATCATTTGAAATCGGAACCAATGAACAGAGAATCGTTCACTTTAGAACAGCGGCGTTTACGTAATTTTGAATGA
- the lmtA gene encoding lipid A Kdo2 1-phosphate O-methyltransferase, whose protein sequence is MALIEELNQQGNFLFRWRSYIPGVILFLSLLYLPYVPYFQGNYESNLYWLSGAFLVSFAGLFVRCFTIGYTPKNTSGRNTKQQVADVVNQSGIYSLVRHPLYVGNFLMYLGPVFILRDFAFALVYIMFFYLYYERIIFAEEYFLRGKFAKGYLEWADKTPAFIPRLSGYKKPNLDFSFRNIWKREYPSLFGIIVVFTVFDLIQVYFQEPALRAVDITGIWKPFHTWFLGFGFVFYVVTRLIVKTTKLLEVEGR, encoded by the coding sequence ATGGCACTTATAGAAGAACTCAACCAACAAGGCAATTTTCTCTTCCGATGGCGCTCCTACATCCCAGGAGTCATTTTGTTTCTTTCCTTACTGTATCTACCGTATGTCCCTTATTTCCAAGGGAATTACGAGTCCAATTTGTATTGGTTATCTGGTGCATTTTTAGTCAGTTTTGCAGGACTTTTTGTTAGATGTTTTACGATCGGATACACTCCTAAAAATACCTCTGGTAGGAACACAAAACAACAAGTTGCTGATGTGGTGAACCAATCCGGAATTTATTCATTAGTCAGACATCCGTTATATGTAGGGAATTTTCTGATGTATCTTGGCCCGGTTTTTATCCTTCGGGATTTTGCTTTTGCGCTCGTATACATTATGTTTTTCTACTTGTATTACGAACGAATCATTTTTGCAGAAGAATACTTCTTACGTGGTAAATTTGCAAAAGGATATTTGGAATGGGCAGACAAAACTCCTGCTTTCATCCCTCGACTTTCTGGATACAAAAAACCAAATTTGGATTTTTCTTTCCGCAATATTTGGAAACGAGAATATCCAAGTTTGTTTGGAATCATTGTTGTATTCACAGTTTTTGATTTGATCCAAGTTTATTTCCAAGAACCGGCACTTCGTGCTGTCGACATTACTGGAATTTGGAAACCGTTTCATACTTGGTTTTTGGGATTTGGATTTGTGTTCTATGTTGTCACACGTCTCATTGTAAAGACCACCAAACTTCTCGAAGTCGAAGGTAGATAG
- a CDS encoding lysophospholipid acyltransferase family protein: MSIKSFIPAKFNLPALWFTDLTLPVLNKMLHNLESIEISETDQKTLKTFQKERLLYISNHPTTKEPGVAYHAANLMGSRFHYMAAREVFEWGFGFVGDFIQSLGAYSVLAGAPDRESLKASREILASKGGKLALFPEGEPTSGMNDTLLPFQPGVAQLGFWGLEDALKKDPDAKIWVLPTFVKYRMTASIDSMQKDIDQTISKMEQKLGISKTGKDILHRFLSVGKRMIEREEKEYGVPVEESRADDFDYRLGRMRHAMLDNIARKANIPKWDGDANAIEKLRRILSVLEMVSVGMPDPNGELPSLEMATWAKNAATKAYDFITIQTAYIKELPSAERLYEFLYRYENEIFGEFKPRPHRAVVRFGTPFTFNEYLSSYKEDKKKTLDTITERLRKELETMLVEEKSKSNPLFPSQYIF; the protein is encoded by the coding sequence ATGTCAATCAAATCCTTTATCCCTGCAAAGTTCAATCTTCCAGCTTTATGGTTTACGGATCTGACTCTTCCTGTTCTCAACAAAATGCTCCATAATCTCGAATCCATCGAAATTTCGGAAACAGACCAAAAGACATTAAAAACCTTTCAGAAAGAACGACTCCTTTATATTTCCAATCATCCTACAACCAAGGAACCTGGGGTTGCCTATCATGCAGCAAACCTTATGGGTTCTAGGTTTCACTATATGGCCGCAAGAGAGGTATTCGAATGGGGATTTGGGTTTGTTGGCGACTTCATCCAATCACTAGGGGCCTACTCTGTGTTAGCCGGTGCACCAGACCGTGAATCCCTCAAAGCCTCTAGAGAAATCCTCGCATCCAAAGGCGGAAAACTTGCCCTATTCCCAGAAGGAGAACCCACAAGTGGGATGAATGACACCCTACTTCCCTTCCAACCAGGTGTTGCACAACTCGGATTTTGGGGTCTTGAAGATGCATTAAAAAAAGATCCGGATGCAAAGATTTGGGTTTTACCCACCTTTGTTAAGTACAGAATGACCGCTTCCATCGACTCCATGCAAAAGGACATCGACCAAACAATTTCTAAAATGGAACAGAAGTTAGGAATTTCCAAAACAGGAAAAGACATCCTTCATAGATTTTTGTCAGTGGGAAAACGTATGATCGAAAGGGAAGAAAAAGAATACGGAGTCCCTGTCGAAGAAAGTAGGGCCGATGATTTTGACTACCGATTGGGAAGGATGCGCCATGCCATGCTCGATAACATTGCAAGAAAAGCCAACATTCCTAAATGGGATGGTGACGCCAATGCCATCGAAAAACTAAGAAGGATTCTAAGTGTTTTAGAAATGGTCTCTGTCGGAATGCCCGATCCCAACGGAGAACTTCCAAGCCTTGAAATGGCAACTTGGGCAAAAAATGCTGCCACCAAAGCTTACGACTTCATCACCATCCAAACCGCCTACATCAAAGAATTACCAAGTGCCGAAAGACTTTATGAGTTTTTATACCGTTACGAAAACGAAATATTTGGAGAATTTAAACCCAGGCCCCACAGAGCGGTGGTTAGATTTGGAACCCCATTTACGTTCAATGAGTATTTAAGTTCTTATAAAGAAGATAAAAAGAAAACGCTAGATACCATTACAGAACGTCTAAGAAAAGAGTTAGAAACTATGCTTGTGGAAGAAAAATCCAAATCCAATCCACTCTTTCCAAGCCAATATATTTTTTGA
- a CDS encoding rubrerythrin gives MGSVTVLSNDSIPKVLSDIVANETNHALWLNTLSLLEHLGSRKILLTQSSEETSEMILKHATEEARHALFFKKAARTIKPSFQLGYQNSALVRGTAARIYFAKLDTLVRRSLRKVFTDEKQFTYLAYLYTTTVIEKRAMVVYEAYDEILDKTGSPIRLTNLILEEEGHLSEMSAEMFRLDPGAKERLAALEAEEAKIFVRFWLQIREFSLN, from the coding sequence ATGGGTTCCGTTACTGTCCTCTCGAATGATTCCATTCCTAAAGTTCTCTCCGATATCGTTGCCAATGAAACCAACCATGCGCTTTGGCTGAACACTCTGTCTTTATTAGAACATCTTGGTTCCAGAAAAATCCTCCTCACCCAATCCAGTGAAGAAACTTCCGAGATGATTTTAAAACATGCCACAGAAGAAGCAAGGCATGCCCTCTTTTTCAAAAAAGCTGCCCGCACCATAAAACCTAGTTTCCAATTAGGATACCAAAACTCCGCACTCGTTCGGGGAACTGCGGCAAGAATTTATTTCGCAAAACTGGACACACTGGTTCGCCGTAGCCTTCGCAAAGTGTTTACGGATGAAAAACAATTCACCTACCTTGCTTATTTGTACACCACTACGGTCATCGAAAAAAGGGCTATGGTCGTCTACGAAGCGTACGACGAGATTTTGGACAAAACCGGTTCTCCCATCCGCCTAACCAATCTGATTTTAGAAGAGGAAGGCCACCTTTCCGAAATGAGTGCCGAAATGTTCCGACTCGACCCGGGTGCCAAGGAACGATTGGCCGCTCTCGAGGCAGAAGAAGCAAAAATTTTTGTCCGATTTTGGCTCCAAATCCGTGAATTCTCACTGAATTAA